The genomic window GTACCGTGCCGGCGCAAGCGAGCTGCGCGATGCCGCCGCCGCCAACCGTGGCCTGGGTGCAGCGGCATCGCGCGCCGGCCTGGACCGTGCCGTCGCCAAGAGCGCCCGCGCTGCCGCGCAGCCCGCCGCACAGGCGTCACTGCTGCGCCGCATGGGCACGCCGGGTTGGAGCGTGGTCAAGACCTCGCGTGCGCTCAACGCGCAGGAAGCTGCCGATTTCGTCCGCGAGCTGAAGGCCAATCCCGCGGTGGAGAGCGCCAGCATCGATCGCATGTACCAGCGCATGGTCGACGTTGCGCCATCGATGACCCCGACCGATCCGAACTATGCGCAGTACCAATGGAACTTCTTCAATGCGACCTCCGGTGTGCGTGCGCCGCAAGCCTGGGATCTGTCGCAGGGTGAGGGCGTGGTGGTGGCGGTGATTGATACCGGCATCGTGCAGGACAACCCGGATCTGCAGAACAACGTCATTCCCGGTTACGACATGATCAGCGACAAGCGCGTCTCGCGCCGCGCCACCGACGACCGGGTTGCCGGCGGCTGGGATCTGGGTGACTGGATCGAAGCCAATTACTGCACCGGCTGGGCAACCAGTGACCCGCATCCGGCCGACGTCAGCTCCTGGCACGGCAGCCACGTGTCCGGCACCGTCGCCCAGGAGACCAACAACGGCAAGGGCCTGGCAGGCCTGGCCTACAAGGCCAAGGTGATGCCGATCCGCGTGCTCGGTTCCTGCGGCGGCTTTGGTAGCGACATCTCCGACGGCATCGTCTGGGCCGCAGGCGGTGAAGTGCCGGGGCTGCCGCTCAACACCAATCCAGCCGAAGTGATCAACATGAGTCTGGGCAGTGGCTCCCCTTCGAGCTGCCCGACCGAGTACCAGGAAGCCATTGACCTGGCCAACAGCAAGGGTGCCATCGTGGTGGTGGCGGCGGGCAACGACAACGCCAATGCGGCCACGTACACCATGTCATCGTGCAACAACGTGATCAGCGTTGGCGCCACCGGCATCGCCGGTGGCCGTGCTTATTACTCCAACTATGGCGCGCGTGTGGACCTGTCTGCGCCGGGCGGTGGTGGCGCCGGTGATGGCAACCCGAACGGCTATATCTGGCAGGTGATCAATGGCGCCGACCAGAGCCCGGAAGCGGGCAACTGGATCCTGGGCGGCATGGGTGGCACATCGATGGCATCGCCGCATGTGGCGGCGGCAGTGGCGATGGTGCAGAGCGTGGTGGATACGCCGCTGACCCTGAACCAGATGCGCGACCTGCTCAAGAGCACCGCCACGCCGTTCCCGGTGGCGATCCCGGCCTCCACCCCGATCGGCGCCGGCATCCTCAACATCAACGCCGCGTTGGTGAAGGCAACCGAGCCGCCGTGCGATCCGAATGTCGAACAATGCGGCCCGGATGCCACACCGCTGGTCAACAAGGTGGCGGTGACCGGCCTGGCGGGCAGTGGCGGCAGCGAAGTGGTCTACAGCTTCGACGCCGAGGCCGGCAAGGTGCTGACCTTCATGACCTACGGTGGCAGCGGTGACGTCTCGATGTACGTCAGTTTCAACGCGGTGCCGAGCGCCAGCCAGTCCGATGCCAAGTCCACCCGCGCCGGCAACAGCGAGACGGTGCGCTTCAACAAGGCGCAGGCCGGCACCTACTACGTCACCTTGGTGGGAGCCAGCTCCTACAGCGGCGTGAGTCTGGTCGCACGCCAGTAAATCTGACCGTTGCATCATCCTGGAACCCCGGCAGTGCCGGGGTTCTTTTTGCATGGAATGCGCGTTCATGTGCACGACCTGACAGCATGAACTGTTAAAGTTCGGCCAACACAGGAGGATTGCGTGAACGCGGTAGCCCACGACACCCAACTTGCGCCATCCCCTGCTGAGCTTGTCATCAACGAGCTGCTGGCCCAAGGGCGGCTGAAAGAGGCCGACCTGCAGCGCGCCCGCCAGTTGCAGCGCGAATCCGGCGGTGACCTGCTGGTGTTGTTGGCGCGGCTTGGGCTGGTCTCCGAACGCGATCACGCCGAGACCTGCGCCAAGGTGCTGGGGCTGCGCCTGCTGGCTGCCCGCGAGTTGCCCGAGCATCCGCCCGAGCTGGTGGAAGGCGTCGAACCGGTGCCGCTGCGTTTCCTCAAGCAGTTCCTGGTGGTACCGCTGGGCGAGCAGCGCGGCCGTATCCAACTGTGGATGGCCGACCCGCAGGATGACTATGCGCGCGATGCGATCCGCCTGGCCACCGGCTGCGATGTCACCCCGCTGGTGGGAGTGCGCAGTGAAGTGGACGAGCTGATCGAGCGCTGGTACGGGCAGGGCCGCAGTGCGATGGGCACCATCCTGGAAACCGCCGATGGTGAGCTGGCACCGGTCGACGACATCGAACACCTGCGCGACCAGGCATCCGAAGCGCCGGTCATCCGCCTGGTCAACCTGTTGATCCAACGCGCGGTGGAGCTGCGTGCATCGGACATCCATGTCGAGCCGTTCGAAAGCCGCCTGAAGGTGCGTTACCGCATCGATGGCGTGCTGGTCGATGGCGAAAGCCCGCCGGTCAATCTCACCGCGGCGGTGATCAGCCGCATCAAGATCATGGCCAAGCTCAACATCGCCGAGCGTCGCCTGCCGCAGGACGGCCGCATCATGCTGCGCGTGCAGGGCAAGGAGCTGGATCTGCGCGTAAGCAGCATGCCCACCGCGCACGGCGAAAGCGTGGTGATGCGTCTGCTGGACCGCGAAGCGGTGGTGTTTGATTTCCAGCGGCTGGGTTTCGACGACGCGTTCCTCCCGCAATTCCGCAAGGTGCTGGAACAGCCGCACGGCATCCTGCTGGTGACAGGCCCCACCGGTTCGGGCAAGACCACCACGCTGTACACCGCGTTGAGCCAGCTCAACACCGACAAGGTCAAGATCATCACCGTTGAAGACCCGGTGGAATACCAGCTCGAAGGCATCAACCAGATCCAGGCCAAGCCGCAGATCGGGCTGGATTTCGCCAACGCCCTGCGCAGCATCGTCCGCCAGGACCCGGACATCATCATGATCGGCGAAATGCGCGATCTGGAAACCGCGCGCATCGCCATCCAGTCCGCGCTGACCGGTCACCTGGTGCTGTCCACCCTGCATACCAACAACGCTGCCGGCGGCATCACCCGCCTGCTCGACATGGGCGTGGAAGACTACCTGCTCACCTCCACCATCAACGGCATCCTTGCCCAACGCCTGGTGCGCAGGCTGGAGCCTACGCATGCAGTGCGTTACCGCGCATCGGATGAGGAAGTGGAGCGCTTCGGCCTGCGCCGTTTCCAACCGCAGGGCGATATCCATCTTTACCGCGCGCAGCCATCGGCGCAGGCACCTACCGGTTACCTTGGCCGCACCACCATCGTTGAATTCCTGGTGATGGATGACACCCTGCGCAACGCAGTGATGCGCAAGGCCGGCATGGGCGAGATCGAACAGCTGGCCCGCAAGGCCGGCATGCGCACCATGTACGAAGACGGCATCGCCAAGGCGCTGCGCGGGCAGACAACACTGGAAGAAGTGTTGCGGGTGACGGAGGACGCATGAGCCATCGCCTTCGACTGGACAGGTGCTGTTGATGGCGCGCTACCGTTACAAGGCACTGGATGCCCGTGGCGAGCTGTTGGAAGGGCAGATGGACGCGGCCAGCGAGGCCGAGGTGATCACCCGCCTGCAGGAGCAGGGGCATCTTCCCGTCGAGGCGCGCCCGGCCACAGGTTCCGCGTTCGAAGGCGGCAGTTGGAAGCAATGGCGGCAACGCCCGTTCGCCGGTGCCACCCTGGTCCAGTTCACCCAGCAGCTGGCGACCCTGCTCGGTGCCGGTCAGCCCTTGGACCGGGCGTTGTCGATCCTGATGGAGACGCCCGAAGACGCCCGTTCGCAACGGGTGATTGCCGATATCCGCGACAGCGTGCGCGGCGGTGCACCGCTGTCGCAGGCGCTTGAGCGCCAGCATGGTCTGTTCTCGCGCCTGTACGTGAACATGGTGCGTGCCGGTGAGGCCGGCGGCAGCCTGCATGAAACCCTGCAGCGCCTGGCCGATTACCTGGAGCGCAGCCAGGAATTGAAGGGCAGGGTGATCAACGCCCTGATCTACCCGGCCATCCTGCTGGTGGTGGTGGGTCTGGCCCTGCTGTTCCTGCTTGGCTACGTGGTGCCGCAGTTCGCCTTGATGTACCAGAGCCTGGACGTCACCTTGCCGTGGTTTACCCGGCTGGTGCTGGAAGCAGGCCTGCTGGTGCGCAAGGGCTGGCTGGTATTCATCGTGGTGCCGGCCTTGCTGCTGCTGTGGGGCGAGCGCAAACGCCGCGATCCGGTGTTCCGGCTCGGCTTTGATACCTGGTTGTTGAAGCGGCCGATGGCCGGTGCGCTGGTGGCCAAGCTCGAAACCGCGCGCCTGGCGCGTACCCTGGGCACCTTGCTGCGCAACGGCGTGCCGCTGTTGTCTGGCCTGGGCATCGCCCGCAACGTGCTGGGCAACCGCGCCTTGATTGGTGATGTCGGCGAAGCTGCCGAGGCGGTCAAGAATGGCGCCGGGCTGGCCTCGTCGCTGGGGCGCGGTGGTCGCTTCCCACGGCTGGCGCTGCAGATGATCCAGGTGGGTGAGGAATCCGGCACGCTGGAAACCATGCTGCTGAAGACCGCCGATACTTTCGAGCAGGAAAGCGCCCGTGCCATCGACCGGATGTTGGCGGCGCTGGTGCCGGTGATCACATTGTTGTTGGCGTCGGTGGTGGGCATGGTCATCGTTGCGGTGTTGGTGCCCCTGTATGACCTGACCAACGCCATTGGTTAACCCATAACTGTTGCAGACAAGGAAACAAAGCAATGAGGCGGACCCTGAAACAACCGGTATCACGCGCGCGCCAGGCAGGCATGAGCTTGCTGGAAATCATCATCGTCATCGTGCTGATCGGCGCGGTGCTCACCCTGGTAGGCAGCCGCGTGCTGGGTGGCGCCGACCGTGGCAAGGCCAACCTGGGCAAGACCCAGATCCAGACCCTGGCCAGCAAGGTGGAGAACTACAAGCTCGATACCGGTCGCCTGCCGGCCAAGCTGGAAGATCTTTCCAGCCAGCCCAGCGGCGTGGCCGGCTGGCTCGGGCCGTATGCCAAGCCGGCGGAGTTCAACGATCCCTGGGGCAACCCGGTGCAGTACCGCGTGCCGGGTGAAGGGCGTCCGTTCGACCTGCTCAGTCTGGGCGCCGACGGCCAGCCCGGTGGCGAAAGCTACAACGCCGACATCCGTTACGAATAGGCCTGATGCTGCTGTCGCGCCTCCCGTTTCCGTTCCATTCCACGCGTGTTGTACCTGCACGACGTAAGGCCATGCGCGGCATGTCGCTGCTGGAAATGGTGCTGGTGCTGGCACTGGTGGCCGCACTGGCGATGATGGCAGCGATGGCGATGAACGGCGGCATGGACGGCGTGCGCCTGCGTTCGGCCGGCAAAACCTTGGCGGCCGAATTGCGTTTCGCGCGCACCCGTGCAATCAGTACGGGCGTTGCCCAGCAGTTTCATATCAACCCTGGCAGCGGCAGCTGGCAGGGCGCCGACGGTCACCATGGTGAGTTGCCGGAAAACATCAAGGTGCAGTTCACCGGTGCCGGGCAACTGCAGCGCCGCCGCGACGAGGGCGTCGTACGTTTCTTCGAGGATGGTGCGTCCAGCGGCGGGCGCATCGAGCTGCGCGCGGGCAAGGCGGTTTGGCGGATTGATGTGGCGTGGATCACCGGCGAAGTAAAAGCCGGTCCGCCGCGTGAGAACGCCGGATGAAGCGCCAGCGCGGTTATTCCCTGATCGAAGTAATCGTCGCTTTTGCGTTGCTGGCATTGGCGATGACCCTGCTGCTGGGCAGCCTGTCCGGTGCCGCACGTCAGGTCAGCCTGGCTGACGGTTACGGCCGTGCTGCGCTCCATGCACAGTCGTTGTTGGCCGTTGCCGGCGTGGAAGCGCCGCTGCGTGCAGGCCGTCAGCAGGGCGAATGGGAGCAGGGCCGCTATCAGTGGAACCTGCAGGTTTCGCCTTACATGGAGCCGCGCCAACAACAGGCACGGCTGTGGCTGCTGGATCTGCAGGTGCGCTGGGGTGATAGCGCGCAGGAGCAGTTGCGCTGGCGCACGCTGCGCTTGCGGGCCAATGCGCCGCTGGAGGCCACACCATGATGGGTCCAGCGCGGCTGCGCGGTTTCACCCTGATCGAAGTATTGCTGGCCACCGTATTGCTGGCCGCCGGCATGGCGCTGGCGTTTGCAGCGGTGCGCTCGACACTGGCCATCAGCAGCCGCGGCGAAGCCATTGCCAGCGGCAATGAGCGCATGCGCGCGGTCGAGGGCTTTCTGCGCCGGCGGCTGGTGTCGGCCATGCCCTTGCCGCTGCAACGCGATGCACCGGCCGGCGTTGCCGCAGTGTTCACCGGCAGCCCGCAGCAGATGCG from Stenotrophomonas nitritireducens includes these protein-coding regions:
- the xpsF gene encoding type II secretion system protein XpsF, which produces MARYRYKALDARGELLEGQMDAASEAEVITRLQEQGHLPVEARPATGSAFEGGSWKQWRQRPFAGATLVQFTQQLATLLGAGQPLDRALSILMETPEDARSQRVIADIRDSVRGGAPLSQALERQHGLFSRLYVNMVRAGEAGGSLHETLQRLADYLERSQELKGRVINALIYPAILLVVVGLALLFLLGYVVPQFALMYQSLDVTLPWFTRLVLEAGLLVRKGWLVFIVVPALLLLWGERKRRDPVFRLGFDTWLLKRPMAGALVAKLETARLARTLGTLLRNGVPLLSGLGIARNVLGNRALIGDVGEAAEAVKNGAGLASSLGRGGRFPRLALQMIQVGEESGTLETMLLKTADTFEQESARAIDRMLAALVPVITLLLASVVGMVIVAVLVPLYDLTNAIG
- the gspG gene encoding type II secretion system major pseudopilin GspG: MRRTLKQPVSRARQAGMSLLEIIIVIVLIGAVLTLVGSRVLGGADRGKANLGKTQIQTLASKVENYKLDTGRLPAKLEDLSSQPSGVAGWLGPYAKPAEFNDPWGNPVQYRVPGEGRPFDLLSLGADGQPGGESYNADIRYE
- the xpsH gene encoding type II secretion system protein XpsH yields the protein MLLSRLPFPFHSTRVVPARRKAMRGMSLLEMVLVLALVAALAMMAAMAMNGGMDGVRLRSAGKTLAAELRFARTRAISTGVAQQFHINPGSGSWQGADGHHGELPENIKVQFTGAGQLQRRRDEGVVRFFEDGASSGGRIELRAGKAVWRIDVAWITGEVKAGPPRENAG
- a CDS encoding S8 family serine peptidase gives rise to the protein MKKKTQLGLAIAGAVLVASIGVPAASAAGIGPAKVVGMSSSAVDNSGAYRFVVKYRAGASELRDAAAANRGLGAAASRAGLDRAVAKSARAAAQPAAQASLLRRMGTPGWSVVKTSRALNAQEAADFVRELKANPAVESASIDRMYQRMVDVAPSMTPTDPNYAQYQWNFFNATSGVRAPQAWDLSQGEGVVVAVIDTGIVQDNPDLQNNVIPGYDMISDKRVSRRATDDRVAGGWDLGDWIEANYCTGWATSDPHPADVSSWHGSHVSGTVAQETNNGKGLAGLAYKAKVMPIRVLGSCGGFGSDISDGIVWAAGGEVPGLPLNTNPAEVINMSLGSGSPSSCPTEYQEAIDLANSKGAIVVVAAGNDNANAATYTMSSCNNVISVGATGIAGGRAYYSNYGARVDLSAPGGGGAGDGNPNGYIWQVINGADQSPEAGNWILGGMGGTSMASPHVAAAVAMVQSVVDTPLTLNQMRDLLKSTATPFPVAIPASTPIGAGILNINAALVKATEPPCDPNVEQCGPDATPLVNKVAVTGLAGSGGSEVVYSFDAEAGKVLTFMTYGGSGDVSMYVSFNAVPSASQSDAKSTRAGNSETVRFNKAQAGTYYVTLVGASSYSGVSLVARQ
- the gspE gene encoding type II secretion system ATPase GspE, producing the protein MNAVAHDTQLAPSPAELVINELLAQGRLKEADLQRARQLQRESGGDLLVLLARLGLVSERDHAETCAKVLGLRLLAARELPEHPPELVEGVEPVPLRFLKQFLVVPLGEQRGRIQLWMADPQDDYARDAIRLATGCDVTPLVGVRSEVDELIERWYGQGRSAMGTILETADGELAPVDDIEHLRDQASEAPVIRLVNLLIQRAVELRASDIHVEPFESRLKVRYRIDGVLVDGESPPVNLTAAVISRIKIMAKLNIAERRLPQDGRIMLRVQGKELDLRVSSMPTAHGESVVMRLLDREAVVFDFQRLGFDDAFLPQFRKVLEQPHGILLVTGPTGSGKTTTLYTALSQLNTDKVKIITVEDPVEYQLEGINQIQAKPQIGLDFANALRSIVRQDPDIIMIGEMRDLETARIAIQSALTGHLVLSTLHTNNAAGGITRLLDMGVEDYLLTSTINGILAQRLVRRLEPTHAVRYRASDEEVERFGLRRFQPQGDIHLYRAQPSAQAPTGYLGRTTIVEFLVMDDTLRNAVMRKAGMGEIEQLARKAGMRTMYEDGIAKALRGQTTLEEVLRVTEDA
- the xpsI gene encoding type II secretion system protein XpsI, giving the protein MKRQRGYSLIEVIVAFALLALAMTLLLGSLSGAARQVSLADGYGRAALHAQSLLAVAGVEAPLRAGRQQGEWEQGRYQWNLQVSPYMEPRQQQARLWLLDLQVRWGDSAQEQLRWRTLRLRANAPLEATP